Proteins encoded in a region of the Pseudomonas sp. GOM7 genome:
- the asd gene encoding aspartate-semialdehyde dehydrogenase, whose protein sequence is MKRVGLIGWRGMVGSVLMQRMLEERDFDLIEPVFFTTSNVGGQGPAIGKDIAPLKDAYSIDDLKGLDVILTCQGGDYTNEVFPKLREAGWQGYWIDAASSLRMDDSAVIVLDPVNRKVIDQALDAGSKNYIGGNCTVSLMLMALGGLYEAGLVEWMSAMTYQAASGAGAQNMRELIKQMGAINGAVADELADPASAILDIDRKVAEAMRGEAFPVDNFGVPLAGSLIPYIDKELPNGQSREEWKAQAETNKILGRFKSPIPVDGICVRIGAMRCHSQALTIKLNKDVPMADIEGLISQHNPWVKLVPNHREDSIRDLGPTAVTGTLSVPVGRLRKLNMGSQYLGAFTVGDQLLWGAAEPLRRMLRILLER, encoded by the coding sequence ATGAAACGTGTAGGTCTGATCGGTTGGCGTGGCATGGTCGGTTCCGTGCTCATGCAGCGCATGCTGGAAGAGCGGGACTTCGACCTGATCGAGCCGGTGTTCTTCACCACCTCCAATGTCGGTGGCCAGGGCCCCGCCATTGGCAAGGACATTGCCCCGCTGAAGGACGCCTACAGCATCGACGACCTGAAAGGCTTGGACGTGATCCTGACCTGCCAGGGCGGCGACTACACCAACGAAGTCTTCCCCAAGCTGCGCGAAGCCGGTTGGCAGGGCTACTGGATCGATGCGGCCTCGTCGCTGCGCATGGACGACAGCGCGGTGATCGTGCTCGACCCGGTCAACCGCAAGGTGATTGACCAGGCGCTGGACGCCGGCAGCAAGAACTACATCGGCGGCAATTGCACCGTCAGCCTGATGCTGATGGCCTTGGGCGGCCTCTACGAAGCCGGTCTGGTCGAGTGGATGAGCGCGATGACCTACCAGGCGGCCTCGGGTGCCGGTGCGCAGAACATGCGCGAGCTGATCAAGCAGATGGGCGCGATCAACGGTGCCGTCGCCGATGAACTGGCTGACCCGGCCAGCGCCATTCTCGATATCGACCGCAAGGTGGCCGAGGCCATGCGTGGCGAGGCCTTCCCGGTGGACAACTTTGGCGTACCGCTGGCCGGCAGCCTGATCCCCTACATCGACAAGGAACTGCCGAACGGGCAGAGCCGTGAAGAGTGGAAGGCCCAGGCCGAAACCAACAAGATCCTCGGTCGCTTCAAGAGCCCGATCCCGGTGGATGGCATCTGCGTGCGCATCGGCGCCATGCGTTGCCACAGCCAGGCACTGACCATCAAGCTGAACAAGGATGTGCCGATGGCCGACATCGAAGGCCTGATCAGCCAGCACAATCCCTGGGTCAAGCTGGTGCCGAACCATCGCGAAGATTCCATCCGCGACCTCGGCCCGACTGCCGTGACCGGCACCCTGAGCGTTCCGGTCGGGCGTCTGCGCAAGCTCAACATGGGCTCGCAGTATCTCGGTGCCTTCACCGTGGGCGACCAGTTGCTATGGGGCGCTGCCGAGCCGCTGCGACGCATGCTGCGTATCCTCCTGGAGCGTTGA
- the leuC gene encoding 3-isopropylmalate dehydratase large subunit, whose amino-acid sequence MAGKTLYDKLWEMHEVKRRDDGSSLIYIDRHILHEVTSPQAFEGLRLAGRKPWRIDANIATPDHNVPTTKAERQGGLEAIADEVSRIQVQTLDENCDDFGILEFKMNDVRQGIVHVVGPEQGATLPGMTVVCGDSHTSTHGAFGALAHGIGTSEVEHVLATQCLVAKKMKNMQVRVEGKLPFGVTAKDIVLAVIGKIGTAGGNGHALEFAGSAIRDLSLEGRMTICNMSIEAGARVGLVAVDEKTIAYVKDRPFAPKGSDWDKAVAQWQNLVSDADAVFDTVVELKAEDIKPQVSWGTSPEMVLAVDQNVPDPARESDPVKKDSITRALKYMGLTANQPITAIQLDRVFIGSCTNSRIEDLRAAAEVAKGRKVAATVKQALVVPGSGLVKAQAEAEGLDKIFIEAGFEWREPGCSMCLAMNPDKLGSGEHCASTSNRNFEGRQGAGGRTHLVSPAMAAAAAVTGRFIDVRELIQA is encoded by the coding sequence ATGGCCGGCAAGACGCTCTACGACAAGCTCTGGGAAATGCACGAAGTGAAACGTCGCGACGACGGTTCCTCGTTGATCTACATCGATCGTCACATCCTCCACGAAGTGACCTCGCCGCAGGCTTTCGAGGGGCTGCGCCTGGCTGGGCGCAAGCCGTGGCGCATCGACGCCAACATCGCCACGCCGGATCACAACGTGCCGACCACCAAGGCCGAGCGCCAGGGCGGCCTCGAAGCCATTGCCGACGAGGTCTCGCGCATCCAGGTACAGACCCTGGACGAGAACTGCGATGACTTCGGCATCCTCGAATTCAAGATGAACGACGTGCGCCAGGGCATCGTTCACGTGGTCGGCCCGGAGCAGGGCGCCACCTTGCCCGGCATGACCGTGGTCTGCGGCGACTCGCACACCTCCACCCACGGCGCTTTCGGCGCGCTGGCCCACGGCATCGGCACTTCCGAGGTCGAGCACGTGCTTGCCACCCAGTGCCTGGTGGCCAAGAAGATGAAGAACATGCAGGTGCGTGTCGAGGGCAAGCTGCCGTTCGGCGTCACCGCCAAGGACATCGTACTCGCCGTGATTGGCAAGATCGGCACCGCCGGCGGCAATGGCCATGCCCTGGAGTTCGCCGGTAGCGCCATTCGCGACCTGTCCCTGGAAGGGCGCATGACCATCTGCAACATGTCCATCGAGGCCGGTGCCCGTGTGGGCCTGGTGGCGGTGGACGAGAAGACCATCGCCTATGTCAAGGATCGCCCGTTCGCGCCCAAGGGCAGCGACTGGGACAAGGCCGTGGCGCAGTGGCAGAACCTGGTGTCCGACGCCGATGCGGTGTTCGATACCGTGGTCGAGTTGAAAGCCGAGGACATCAAGCCACAGGTTAGCTGGGGCACCTCGCCCGAGATGGTGTTGGCGGTGGATCAGAACGTGCCGGATCCGGCGCGCGAAAGCGACCCGGTGAAGAAGGACTCCATCACCCGCGCGCTCAAGTACATGGGCCTGACCGCCAATCAGCCGATCACCGCTATCCAGCTCGATCGCGTGTTCATCGGCTCCTGCACCAACTCACGCATCGAAGACCTGCGCGCCGCCGCCGAGGTGGCCAAGGGGCGCAAGGTGGCCGCTACCGTCAAGCAGGCGCTGGTGGTGCCGGGTTCCGGCCTGGTCAAGGCGCAGGCCGAAGCCGAGGGGCTGGACAAGATCTTCATCGAGGCCGGCTTCGAGTGGCGTGAGCCAGGCTGCTCCATGTGCCTGGCGATGAACCCGGACAAACTGGGCAGCGGTGAGCATTGCGCCTCCACCTCCAACCGCAACTTCGAGGGGCGTCAGGGCGCCGGTGGTCGTACCCACCTGGTGAGTCCGGCCATGGCGGCTGCGGCTGCGGTGACCGGTCGCTTCATCGACGTGCGCGAATTGATCCAGGCCTGA
- the leuD gene encoding 3-isopropylmalate dehydratase small subunit, translating into MKAFTQHTGLVCPLDRANVDTDQIIPKQFLKSIKRTGFGPNLFDEWRYLDVGQPNQDNSKRPINPDFVLNFPRYQGASVLLARENFGCGSSREHAPWALDEYGFRTVIAPSFADIFYNNSFKNGLLPIILKDEEVDALFEQAEATEGYQLTIDLAAQTVTRPDGVQYAFEVDAFRKHCLLNGLDDIGLTLQDQEAIKAFEAKHQQNSPWLFGAIK; encoded by the coding sequence ATGAAAGCCTTCACCCAACACACCGGCCTGGTCTGCCCGCTCGATCGCGCCAACGTCGACACCGACCAGATCATTCCCAAGCAATTCCTCAAGTCGATCAAGCGCACCGGTTTCGGCCCCAACCTGTTCGACGAGTGGCGCTACCTGGATGTCGGTCAGCCGAACCAGGACAACAGCAAGCGCCCGATCAACCCGGATTTCGTGCTCAACTTCCCGCGTTATCAGGGGGCCAGCGTGCTGCTGGCCCGTGAGAACTTCGGCTGCGGCTCCTCGCGCGAGCACGCGCCCTGGGCGCTGGACGAGTACGGTTTCCGCACCGTGATCGCGCCGAGCTTCGCCGACATCTTCTACAACAACAGCTTCAAGAACGGTCTGCTGCCGATCATCCTCAAGGATGAAGAGGTGGACGCGCTGTTCGAGCAGGCCGAGGCCACCGAGGGTTATCAGTTGACCATCGATCTGGCGGCGCAGACCGTCACTCGCCCCGATGGCGTGCAGTACGCCTTCGAGGTCGACGCCTTCCGCAAGCACTGCCTGCTCAACGGTCTGGACGACATCGGCCTGACCCTGCAGGATCAGGAGGCGATCAAGGCCTTCGAGGCCAAACACCAGCAGAACAGCCCCTGGTTGTTCGGCGCGATCAAATGA
- a CDS encoding LysR family transcriptional regulator encodes MDLANLNAFIAIAETGSFSEAGERLHLTQPAVSKRIAGLEQQLGVRLFDRLGREIGLTQAGRALLPRAYQILNVLDDTRRALTNLSGEVSGRLTLATSHHIGLHRLPALLRAFTRAHPQVALDIQFLDSEVAYEEVLHGRAELAVITLAPETREPIRAVAVWDDPLDFVAAPEHPLARSQVISLADVAQHPAVFPGGNTFTHHIVQRLFEAQGLTPNIAMSTNYLETIKMMVSIGLAWSVLPRTMLDDQVTRLPIPGIQLSRQLGYILHTERTLSNAARAFMDLLDSQRDDLAQAAMHRLT; translated from the coding sequence ATGGATCTGGCCAACCTCAACGCCTTCATCGCCATCGCCGAAACCGGCAGTTTCTCCGAAGCCGGCGAGCGCCTGCATCTGACACAACCAGCCGTGAGCAAGCGCATCGCCGGCCTGGAACAGCAACTGGGCGTGCGCCTGTTCGACCGCCTGGGCCGCGAGATCGGCCTGACCCAGGCCGGCCGCGCCCTGTTGCCACGCGCCTACCAGATACTCAACGTGCTGGACGATACGCGTCGCGCATTGACCAACCTGTCCGGTGAGGTCAGCGGCCGCCTCACCCTGGCCACCAGTCACCACATCGGCCTGCATCGCCTGCCCGCCCTGCTGCGCGCCTTCACCCGCGCCCACCCGCAGGTGGCACTGGACATCCAGTTCCTTGACTCGGAGGTGGCGTATGAAGAAGTGCTGCATGGCCGTGCCGAACTGGCGGTGATCACCCTCGCCCCGGAAACCCGCGAGCCGATCCGTGCCGTCGCCGTATGGGACGACCCACTGGACTTCGTCGCCGCGCCAGAGCACCCGCTGGCGCGCAGCCAGGTGATCAGCCTGGCCGACGTGGCCCAGCACCCGGCGGTATTTCCCGGCGGCAACACCTTTACCCATCACATCGTCCAGCGCCTGTTCGAGGCCCAAGGCCTGACCCCCAATATCGCCATGAGCACCAACTACCTGGAAACCATCAAGATGATGGTCTCCATCGGCCTGGCCTGGAGCGTGCTGCCGCGCACCATGCTTGACGACCAGGTCACCCGCCTGCCCATCCCCGGCATTCAGCTAAGCCGGCAACTGGGCTACATCCTGCATACCGAGCGCACCCTGTCGAACGCCGCCCGCGCCTTCATGGACCTGCTCGACAGCCAGCGCGACGACCTTGCACAAGCAGCCATGCACCGTCTAACGTGA
- the leuB gene encoding 3-isopropylmalate dehydrogenase: MSKQILVLPGDGIGPEIMAEAVKVLNLANDKYALGFELSFDDLGGAAIDRYGVPLADETLARAKAADAVLLGAVGGPKWDAIDPAIRPERGLLKIRSQLGLFGNLRPAILYPQLAEASSLKPEVVAGLDILIVRELTGGIYFGQPRESKVLENGERMAYDTLPYSESEIRRIAKVGFDMAMVRNKKLCSVDKANVLASSQLWRAVVEEVARDYPDVELSHMYVDNAAMQLVRAPKQFDVMVTDNMFGDILSDEASMLTGSIGMLPSASLDANNKGMYEPCHGSAPDIAGQGIANPLATILSVSMMLRYSFGQVTAADAIEKAVSLVLDQGLRTGDIWSEGKTKVGTAAMGDAVVEALRSL; the protein is encoded by the coding sequence ATGAGCAAGCAGATTCTGGTTCTCCCTGGCGACGGTATCGGCCCGGAAATCATGGCCGAGGCGGTCAAGGTATTGAACCTGGCCAACGACAAGTACGCCCTGGGTTTCGAGCTGAGCTTCGATGACCTGGGCGGCGCGGCCATCGACCGTTATGGCGTGCCGCTGGCCGACGAGACCTTGGCGCGCGCCAAGGCCGCCGATGCCGTGCTGCTCGGCGCCGTTGGTGGGCCCAAGTGGGACGCCATCGACCCGGCCATCCGCCCGGAGCGCGGCCTGCTGAAGATCCGTTCGCAACTGGGCCTGTTCGGCAACCTGCGTCCGGCCATCCTCTACCCGCAACTGGCCGAGGCCTCCAGCCTCAAGCCGGAAGTGGTCGCCGGCCTGGACATCCTTATCGTCCGTGAGCTGACCGGCGGCATCTACTTCGGCCAGCCGCGCGAGAGCAAGGTGCTGGAAAACGGCGAGCGCATGGCTTACGACACGCTGCCGTACAGTGAGAGTGAAATTCGCCGTATCGCCAAGGTCGGTTTCGACATGGCCATGGTGCGCAACAAGAAGCTGTGCTCGGTGGACAAGGCCAACGTCCTGGCCTCCAGCCAGCTGTGGCGCGCCGTAGTCGAGGAAGTGGCCAGGGATTACCCGGACGTCGAATTGAGCCACATGTACGTCGACAACGCCGCCATGCAACTGGTGCGTGCCCCCAAGCAATTCGACGTGATGGTCACCGACAACATGTTTGGTGACATTTTGTCCGACGAGGCTTCGATGCTCACCGGTTCCATCGGCATGCTGCCGTCGGCATCCCTGGATGCCAACAACAAGGGCATGTACGAGCCGTGCCATGGCTCTGCGCCGGACATCGCTGGGCAGGGCATCGCCAACCCGCTGGCCACCATTCTCTCGGTGTCCATGATGCTACGTTACAGCTTCGGCCAGGTGACCGCTGCCGACGCCATCGAAAAAGCGGTGAGCCTGGTGCTGGATCAGGGCCTGCGTACTGGCGACATCTGGTCTGAAGGCAAGACCAAGGTCGGTACTGCTGCCATGGGTGATGCAGTAGTCGAAGCGCTGCGTAGTCTGTAA